A single window of Hymenobacter sp. APR13 DNA harbors:
- a CDS encoding DUF1206 domain-containing protein, which yields MNLSDNLTAAVPTSPSSGIRALARFGFAAKGTVYLLMGILALLAATGQQGGQTADKKQAVLTLQNLPGGPVLLGLTAFGLLGYIVWRFTQAIVDTESKGGDAKGIGRRIGFAASGLLYASLAWYAAKLAMNSSASAGGNTQQTLTARVLGWPGGDWIIILVGVAIIGGGIYQIYKAYSGKFHKDVNSSDIPGGQQNTVYRLGQLGYTARGVVMAIIGYFFVQAGRQSRAAAVGSTDEAFDFLATMGPVVLGIVALGLMAYGLYMLVQAKYPVLRRI from the coding sequence ATGAACCTTTCCGACAACCTCACTGCCGCAGTGCCCACTTCTCCTTCCTCCGGCATCCGGGCACTGGCCCGCTTTGGCTTCGCGGCTAAAGGCACTGTGTACCTGCTTATGGGCATACTGGCGCTATTGGCCGCCACCGGCCAGCAGGGCGGCCAGACAGCCGACAAGAAGCAAGCGGTGCTGACGCTGCAGAACCTGCCCGGCGGCCCGGTGCTACTAGGCCTAACTGCCTTCGGGTTGCTAGGCTACATTGTGTGGCGCTTCACCCAGGCCATCGTTGATACCGAAAGCAAGGGCGGCGACGCCAAGGGAATTGGCCGGCGCATCGGGTTTGCGGCCAGCGGACTGCTGTACGCCAGCTTGGCCTGGTACGCGGCCAAGCTGGCCATGAACAGCTCGGCCAGCGCCGGCGGCAACACCCAGCAAACCCTCACCGCCCGCGTGCTGGGCTGGCCCGGCGGCGACTGGATCATCATCCTGGTCGGCGTCGCCATCATCGGCGGCGGCATCTACCAGATCTATAAAGCCTACTCGGGCAAGTTCCACAAGGACGTGAACAGCTCCGACATCCCCGGCGGCCAGCAGAACACGGTGTACCGCCTGGGCCAGCTGGGCTACACGGCCCGGGGCGTGGTGATGGCCATTATCGGCTACTTCTTCGTGCAGGCCGGCCGCCAGTCGCGCGCCGCCGCCGTGGGCAGCACCGACGAAGCCTTCGACTTCTTGGCCACCATGGGCCCGGTGGTGCTCGGTATTGTGGCGCTGGGTTTGATGGCCTACGGCCTCTACATGCTGGTACAAGCCAAATACCCCGTGCTGCGGCGGATTTAG
- a CDS encoding CsbD family protein, whose product MDANNNGIDDSTELRARGNWNEIKGQAKQKWGSLTDDDLDYEEGKQDEWFGRLQHKTGETIDDIKHWFQRTF is encoded by the coding sequence ATGGACGCTAATAACAACGGCATCGACGACAGCACCGAACTGCGCGCACGCGGCAACTGGAACGAAATCAAAGGCCAGGCCAAGCAGAAATGGGGCAGCCTCACCGACGACGATCTGGACTACGAAGAAGGCAAGCAGGACGAATGGTTCGGCCGTCTGCAGCATAAAACCGGTGAGACCATCGACGACATCAAGCACTGGTTCCAGCGTACGTTTTAG